One Williamwhitmania taraxaci genomic window, CCTAACCCTCAAATTAGTATGTGTTAACATACAATTATTATTTATTACCTTTTCCACTTAAAACAACCCAAATTTTCCTCATAATGGAAGTCAAACGCATATATAAAATAAGCAACAAGCTCCTTCTTAGCTTTCTTTTAATTACGGTATTAATGCTTTTTGTGGGGATACAAAGCATTCTGTTCTTAAAATCTATCGAGAATAAGCAAAAGCAAATAACCTCAAGTATCGTAGTATCCGATGCGATTCTTGAAGCCAAATACTTTGTCCGCTCCGATGTTCACATTCTCTACGAAATGGTTTCGGCAGTAAACAATGAAGATTTCGCATATTGGTGGGGCGAACATCAATTTCAAGCACAATTTGTAAACGACCAAATAAAAACCATTAAAACCGTTTTTTCAGAATCGGAATCAATGGCAGGAAACTATTACAAGGATAGTATTTTGAATTTTATCAACGCATTTGAACTAGATTATGGGCTTAAGGTTAAAAGCAAAATAGAGGAAGTTCACAACATACTTAATGCAAGCCAAAAGACTCCTACCGTTGACAATCAGATAACGATAAGTGATCCCCGAATCATTAACCTTCTTAAGGATGTTGCAAAAGAAGGACTCTTATCCATAAAAGGATTAGATAAGGCAAAAAGTTATACTCAGAAAATTGTAACTGAAGCCGAAAAATCTTCGGTCCATACAGTTGCCGTATCACTAAGAACAACTTGGATTCTTGGAATCATTTCAATCGTTATCGCATTAATCGTTGCATTTATCTTCTCAAGCCGGATTTCAAGTGCAGTTATAATAATCAGGGATAAAGTGGAGCAGTTGAGCAAGGGCCGCCACCCCGATGAGGTAGATATTAAAAACAGGGACGAACTGGGTTCTATTGCCCATTCGTTAAACCAGCTAATTGGAACACTAAAACGCCTATCCCATTTTGCTGCGGAAGTTGGAAACCGAAACTTCAAGGCAAGCTACGAAACGTTAGGCGATGATGATGTTCTTGGAAACTCGCTATTGGAGATGCGCAACAAGCTTCAGCAGGCCGAAATCGATACTGTGACTCGAAGAAGAGAGGAAGAGCAACGGGTATACGTAACCCAAGGAATTGCAGGTATGGGCGAAGTGCTGCATATTAATCACGATAGCATCGATGATGTGGGCTATGCCATTATTAGTTTCTTGGTTACCTATCTAAAGGCCAACCAAGCCATATTTTTCCAATCGGACTACACGGATCCGGAAAACCCAGCGCTTACCCTTCGGGCCACTTACGCGTTTGACCGCCGTAAATACATAAAAAAAACAGTAGCCATGGGCGATGGACTAGCTGGTGTTTGTTTCTTTGAGCGGAAAAGTATGTTCCTAACTGAGGTCCCCGACGATTACATTACGATAACCTCAGGTTTGGGTGAAGCGCTGCCCCGCAACATTTTTATTGTGCCGGTAATTGCCGAAGATAGAGTGGAAGGTGTAATCGAAATTGCCTCAT contains:
- a CDS encoding GAF domain-containing protein, which encodes MEVKRIYKISNKLLLSFLLITVLMLFVGIQSILFLKSIENKQKQITSSIVVSDAILEAKYFVRSDVHILYEMVSAVNNEDFAYWWGEHQFQAQFVNDQIKTIKTVFSESESMAGNYYKDSILNFINAFELDYGLKVKSKIEEVHNILNASQKTPTVDNQITISDPRIINLLKDVAKEGLLSIKGLDKAKSYTQKIVTEAEKSSVHTVAVSLRTTWILGIISIVIALIVAFIFSSRISSAVIIIRDKVEQLSKGRHPDEVDIKNRDELGSIAHSLNQLIGTLKRLSHFAAEVGNRNFKASYETLGDDDVLGNSLLEMRNKLQQAEIDTVTRRREEEQRVYVTQGIAGMGEVLHINHDSIDDVGYAIISFLVTYLKANQAIFFQSDYTDPENPALTLRATYAFDRRKYIKKTVAMGDGLAGVCFFERKSMFLTEVPDDYITITSGLGEALPRNIFIVPVIAEDRVEGVIEIASFHILDTYQIEMVEQMAKSIGITLNGMRINKQTKDLLAQAQRMEKEMKIQEDDMRSTILRLEDELVELRAREEDHRKKDVS